In Miscanthus floridulus cultivar M001 chromosome 19, ASM1932011v1, whole genome shotgun sequence, the DNA window ggtggtgctcgcggaCTGTGGCTCACCGCCGGCTCCCACCCCGACGGCCGGAATCGACGGGCCCGGCCTTCCCTCTCCTATGCTACATATGTATGATTCAAATGTTTCAGGCGTTTCAGATGTACGTTGTAATtattttatcttgatgttgcaaaagtagatagggAAATGTTGCATTGTATATGTTGAAAGTTTTTCAAAGGCATGTTACAAGCGTTTATTCAAAATGTTCCATCTGTTTCCAGACGTCTGTTGTAATCTTTTTTTTATTTGGATGTCGCATAtattttacacatatgttgcaatagtattttccaaatatttcagttgttttaggcgttttagatgtatgttgtaattattttatcttgatgttgcaaaagtagatagggAAATATTGCATTGTATATGTTGAAAGTTTTTCAAAGACATGTTACAAGCGTTTATTCAAAATGTTCCATCTGTTTTCAGACGTCTGTTGTAATcttttttttatctggatgtcgcatatattttacacatatgttgcaatagtattttccaaatatttcagttgtttcagtcttatgttgcagcaaatGGTTTCATGTTGCGAGTTGCAAATCTGGATGTTTCGTGTGTTTTACacccatgttgcaagtgtgtgttctaaatattttatccacttttcagacgtatgttgcattcaaatgtttcatctatggcCAGGTTCGAGCAGGTTGGGCATGGCGTGCGCGCGCGTTGGGGACGTGCTCGTTCTCATCTGCTCATCCCGGCTCCTGAGTGCTGCCCGcaaggagggagaggaggggggtcAAGGGCGACCAGCGGGCAGAGGCGGGGCGAAGTGCGTGCGTGGGGGGTGACGAAGACGGACAGGGTCAGGGCGAAGGCGGACGGGAACGGGCTGCGCAGACATCCAGGACGCACGCGTCcatccggacgtccgggcgcttgCCATGCCCGACAGGAATTCGAAAACTTCGGTATCCACATATTCTATTGGAACGTAGGATGTGTTCCTAAAATCGGTGTCCTAGATTTTATTTCCTAGATTTCAACAATCCGGTACAGACGGTAGCTATGATGCTGCTTGATAACCAAATTTCCACTAAAAGGAAAGAGGGAAATTATTGTAAACGGTGCGCCACCGCATCATTTGCGAGCCTCAGAATCAAAAAAGTCTGAGTTCCGTAGAGCACTGCAGTGTTGCCTCGGCAGCAGTCGGCACCTTGCCGCTTCCGACGCGGCTCTCTCTCCATCAAGCCGACGCTCATTGAACTACAGCGACTATCAAGATTCAAGACGACGTTCGACTTTTATTTGTCGAGCTACGAACGTAATGATGTGGAATCCAGCTCAAGAAGAGGTGACGAAGGAAGGAATAGGATTCTGTAAAGCGACGACAGGCAAATACAGATCATGCACGACTGCAACTTAGGTACTAGCTAGTTGAAGAACAAGGCCCACAGCCCGCCGGCGGCCGTGGCCACGGCCATGCCCCAGACCAGGGCGTCCACCGGCGGCGGCATGAGCGGAGCCACGCTGGACGCGAACATCGCTGTCAGCAGCGCGGTGAGCGCCCACACCGCGGCCTTGACCCTGCCGCTCCCTGCCCTGCCGCGGCGACGCTCGAACTCACGGAGGCAGACGAAGAGGAGGACGAGGGCCGCGTCCGCGACGGCGCCTGCGTCGCCCCAGGATTTGCAGACGGCGAGCGCCGAGTTGCACGCTAGGACACTGAAGCCTACCTTGGTTAGCCCAGAATAGCGCCGATCCATGCGATGCTCACAGTCACAGGGGAGACAGGGACCGGGTGCCTGGTCGTAGAAACTAGAAAGTTTTTCTTTTCCCTGGGCGGCAATGCCGCGTTTGAACTTAAGCCTACTATCGTTGGTGTCGGCGACGAGACGACCGAGCAGTTCGGCCTTCGTTTTATAGCCGTTACCCGCTAGGCCGCGGCCGGCGGGCCACTATTTTAAAAAGTCGTAGCTCGTGTATTTAAAATTCCAAATTGCGTGGTACTTTCGGCGCTCCCTTTTCAAATTCAAAATTTCGTGCCCGTTAGCCTGCACCACAACCATGTCCGAGTGGGCGACCACACACACCAGTAAAACAACACAGGCAGTAAAATAAACGGTAATTCTTGGTCCATTCGTCCGAGCTTTACTCGAGTGTCGAACAGACACAGGTGTAGGGCCATGTGACACAGGGTGTAGGGCCATGTGACACGTCAAGATATCGAGAAACATGCAAGTTTTTTTCTAGTttttgttggagcccctcgtaaggaatcccttgcaagggtcaaccttctggtcgggtaactccgtggataactccgggccttccccacgtgcaagtgggtctccggtgtgccttttgGCGAGCCTCTCCCAGACAGCTCcctgtcgtcttcactatcaagcttccggccgaaccatcgcgggccttgttccctttggtatacGGTGgccgccacaccacaaacgcgattgatgtgatctcgcaagactataagccaacccatgctaaattttgccactaaataagtctcaagcttagctttacttttgttgaaatcaactaagtaaagcttgttctttaattgacccgtaaagacaatagaggaatcctcccttctaaagacttccacacccttatccgaaaagagataattgtagcccatctcacacaattgagaaacggacaacaaattgtaattcaacaaatcaacatgtaatacatttgtaattgaatgctcaagagtTATGgcaactttaccaagaccaatcacatccccctttgaactatctccaaagataatattttcatttgagtatGTCATCGGgaaatatgatgagaacatactcatttctccagtcatatgatttgtacatctactatcaagcacctaacttgatccaccggaggagtatgcctacaaaagaagtttagttgctagatttaggtccccaatttaacttggggccttgcatgttagtcacaagaatcttaggaaccaAAATAGAAGTATccttatatatgttggtttcattTCCAATATATTTTTGCAACCACTTTCCCACTGCTATTGTTCCTTAAAACAAAGTATGATGTCAaactttgtcgaggtgcataagtcttcggttgataggcatacttattttttgtggcccacactgattccttaggcttctgaAAAACCTATTTCTcctggtacaccttcttcttgggcttaatttgatcaggagcagaattggAAGCCTTCCCATTTTTACGGGACGCGGCACTGTCGCGGTTTGTAcaggctgatctgtaccaattttgcccttcctgtcaatctgcacacactcatagccattcactatctttcttccatttgtcttggctccttttgtgtgtccaagcccatgcatgattgagggatgccttccttgcttaaattgtggcccttttgattcatcattcttcttaTCATTGGATTAGGTCTTACCtatccacccttttccaatgacttcattgagcctagcaatttcctttctcatagcctccatgtttgtaaggttagtggaataggcattcaaatcaagattaaaacatttttcaCAATCTTAAccagtggagggagtagaggtttcctttgccttagggagatgtgagttgctatctcaaagaatgccatattgcatctcaagttctttatttttttcctaagagctttatttgctttctttgtaatagcatggtcctcttgttctttggccaaagccttgcgcaaggattccacctcacttctctctaatgcaagagcttctttgctagcaatgtagagatcctcttgttggataagaatattttctctagattctagctcggcttggacactctctagatcctccattagcttagtgattaataatttggtctttccatccaaatttttagttatcatgttatttcttcatcactagagccatcactaaTATCACTGCTAGAGATATcaataggaggtggaggagatttggcctttgatttggattttaccttctcacgctttgccataagacaaatgtgaggggagtagtagtcatcatcggacatgtcgtttaagagccttggtgtaggggatgacttgtgaatagcaatagttgcaaccttctcatcctcttcacttatgctctctttagttgagtcccattcatgcccaatgtgagcctcttctatgtacttcttgctctttctacggtcggccttctcctctttattgttcttcttgtatttgttgtccttgatctcatataaacacttggcaatgaagtgatcggtgcttccacaattgtagcatgtcctctttttcttgtttgaaaAGCTTCTCTTTACTACTTTGTAgcattgcttctttagccccttatgatacatcttcataaagagagcaacatcatcaactttctcatattgatcatcatcattttcattttcacttgaagatgatgtggtctctactctttcttgaactttcttgcttgctttgggcttgctagttgaagcttgttggttgatcttgaaTTTGCTTGTAGAGCCATGCTTGCTTGATTTATTGGctttgagagctacatctttgatcttgatgccctctagctttgcttgcaattatccaagtttcttcctctcatttgcttcttttctttgcctgtcaaaggtcaagatcctcccaagtacattatttggtgtgaagtactcaaactttttcttgtctctaattagagtgactacggtctcatttctaggtgaataagctttcaacataatcttgacaactttgtgatcatctagctcatcacaaccatagcctctaatctttgcaatcattgtcatcaacctatcaaacatctcttgtggcccctctccatccaagattacaaatcggttgagctttgacatcaacaagtcaattcttgcctttcttactttgtcaaccccttcatgtgctaggtgcaaagtgtcccatatttactTGGCAACATcgactccaatcactctattgtactcatcaccatctaaggcactaagcaacacacttgtggcttgaccatttgaagggtcgagatggcgactagagggggggtgaatagtcttttctaaaacttaatcgcgtcggctaaccgatacaaatgcggaatttaaactaacggtctagccaagactacaccccactatatatgttcactagcaccttgcaaagataacaattaagcaataaaggtgccgggttagctagagctctcctaaacaattctaggagcaaggttacaaaacctatgccactagtactttaagtgacaagggagctcctacacatgctagtaagcaaaagcacaaagctaactaagctcactagcaatgctcaataacaaggcaaccaatgcctaattagagagcgcaaatacttagttacacaaactaagcaatgtgactaacaaggttactaaaaccaaattagccacgcaagggagctacttctatgctacacaagcaagaaggtaattagcaagctacacaagctatctaattacaagagcaactacacaagcttaatatgtataaaagtaattgcaagcttgtgtaacggggatgcaaaccaacgggaagaataaggttgacacgatgatttttctcccgaggttcacgtgtttgccaatacgctagtccccgttgtgtcgaccgctcacttggtggttcggcggctaattagcatcacccgctaagcccgcacgtcgggcgccacaagaacctaccccttgagtgagggtagctcaatgacacgctttactagagttgctcttcgcgactcccgcggggcgagcacaatgcccctcacaagcacttctccggagcgccgcacaagcttcttgcgcgcttcgacgaagaccaccaccaagccgtctaggaggtggcaacctccaagagtaacaagcaccaccggcttgcaactcgatcacctagtgccactcgatgcaacctcacgatgcaatcgcactagaatcgctcactcacataatcgaatgatcactatcaagtatgtgtgtgatggagggctcctaagcactcacaagcatggacactaagtcccttgaggtgctccacaccagccatggccgagggccacttctatttatagccctaagggctaaactagccgttaccccttcactgggcaacggtcgggccgaccggacgctccggtcgtgttgaccggacactggacctcagcgtccgatcgcccacagacgaccacgtgtcccggttccaacggtcacttgacctgaccggacgctccagcttcaactgaccggacgctggaccctcagtgtccggtcgtttccagtaagctcccaagcatgaccggacgcg includes these proteins:
- the LOC136526854 gene encoding uncharacterized protein, with the protein product MDRRYSGLTKVGFSVLACNSALAVCKSWGDAGAVADAALVLLFVCLREFERRRGRAGSGRVKAAVWALTALLTAMFASSVAPLMPPPVDALVWGMAVATAAGGLWALFFN